Proteins encoded in a region of the Rutidosis leptorrhynchoides isolate AG116_Rl617_1_P2 chromosome 9, CSIRO_AGI_Rlap_v1, whole genome shotgun sequence genome:
- the LOC139867278 gene encoding pentatricopeptide repeat-containing protein At3g53170 — MELDIHHHGHLCNLSSSLLYSPTNCLIKCLNERPHPYAKQPSLLITAARNKSRVPSSEGIQKSTDKQLSHILRSEAAIEAIERKANHTTVKHNRFSPKLLLEALDNAIRHKRWESALKIFDLLRNQHWYEPRCQTYTMLLVMLGKCKQPTKASLLFEVLLQDGLKPTIDVYTALVSAYGYSGLLEKALEIIDDMKLMPDCKPDVYTYSILINCCMKLKRFDMIEQILADMARSGIKCSIVTYNTIIDGYGKAGLFDLMENVLTDMLEEGTCLPDVFTFNSVIGAYGNLKMIVKMENWFDEFQLMGIKPNVMTFNILIKSYGTAGMYDKMGSVMEYMNKRFIPPTVITFNVIIETFKRAGEIEKMEEFFYKMKHIGMKPNAVTYCILVSGYGKAGLMKKIELIMRQIENSDVTLDTTFFNSVISVYGQAGDMKRMGEMLLLMKDRNCEPDSITFATMIHAHKAKGMGEAARTLENKINKTELNPGARLSEG; from the exons ATGGAGCTCGATATACACCACCATGGTCACCTATGCAACCTATCATCCTCATTACTTTACTCACCCACCAACTGTTTGATCAAATGCCTGAACGAACGCCCACACCCATATGCAAAACAACCATCTTTACTTATTACAGCAGCCAGAAACAAGTCTCGGGTCCCATCTTCAGAAGGTATCCAAAAATCAACTGATAAACAATTGTCTCATATTCTACGCTCAGAAGCTGCCATTGAAGCTATTGAAAGAAAAGCCAATCACACCACTGTTAAGCATAACCGCTTTTCGCCTAAATTACTTCTTGAAGCTTTGGATAATGCCATTCGACATAAACGATGGGAGTCTGCTCTCAAG ATATTTGATCTTCTTCGCAATCAACATTGGTACGAGCCAAGATGCCAAACGTACACAATGCTACTGGTTATGCTCGGAAAATGCAAACAGCCCACAAAAGCTAGTTTGCTTTTCGAGGTCTTGTTGCAAGATGGGCTCAAACCAACTATTGATGTTTATACGGCGCTTGTTAGTGCGTACGGTTACTCTGGTCTCCTTGAAAAAGCATTAGAAATCATTGATGATATGAAGTTGATGCCAGATTGCAAACCTGATGTATACACCTATTCAATCTTAATCAACTGTTGCATGAAGCTTAAACGGTTTGATATGATTGAACAAATTCTTGCTGACATGGCACGTTCGGGTATCAAATGCAGCATTGTTACGTATAATACCATAATCGATGGGTATGGTAAGGCGGGATTGTTTGATTTAATGGAAAATGTGTTAACAGATATGCTTGAAGAAGGGACTTGTCTTCCCGATGTTTTCACGTTTAATTCGGTTATTGGTGCGTACGGGAATTTAAAAATGATTGTAAAAATGGAGAATTGGTTCGATGAATTTCAACTGATGGGTATAAAACCTAATGTAATGACTTTTAATATCTTGATTAAGTCGTACGGGACAGCTGGCATGTACGATAAAATGGGGTCCGTTATGGAATATATGAACAAAAGGTTTATTCCTCCAACTGTCATTACGTTTAATGTAATTATTGAAACGTTTAAAAGGGCCGGGGAAATTGAGAAAATGGAGGAGTTTTTTTATAAAATGAAGCATATAGGAATGAAGCCTAATGCGGTTACTTATTGTATTCTTGTGAGTGGTTATGGAAAAGCGGGACTTATGAAGAAGATTGAATTGATTATGAGACAGATAGAAAATTCTGATGTGACTCTTGATACGACTTTTTTTAATAGTGTTATTAGCGTTTATGGACAGGCTGGCGATATGAAAAGAATGGGTGAAATGTTGTTATTAATGAAGGATAGAAATTGTGAGCCGGATAGTATTACTTTTGCAACCATGATTCATGCGCATAAAGCCAAAGGAATGGGGGAAGCTGCTCGAACTTTGGAAAATAAGATTAATAAGACAGAACTTAATCCAG GAGCAAGGCTGAGTGAAGGCTAA
- the LOC139866528 gene encoding uncharacterized protein isoform X1, with translation MIQRFVDNFLAVTKESVKTITYESLNIILRLINGISALLLAIMPGKTNMLEGIHGWELRPSFRGPRLPRWMENGVSSFNQFVHELSVESDSASSVDYSSDEADEYDDEDDDDYIFPASPSSTSSRFSRASSFTKREKHWIFSIFVWLLLPARLVLGIPFHLYSMFLTKGLKGPTDTLKSVQNLQVHTAGKALDHVVQRATDRRRGVIEDLHLGMEICIETIFDGIHKVASCFLSPWDSLRSLMRWSSPVACSDDSTAYVATATLAEDDPTPTERRTSVNNSLNTDGRTCQDVITELGYPYEAIKVVTTDGYVLLLERIPRRDARKVVYLQHGVFDSSMGWVSNGVVGSPAFAAFDQGYDVFLGNFRGLVSREHINKNISSREYWRYSINEHGIEDIPAMINKIHEVKTSELKSSSELDTEETNTEQPYKLCAICHSLGGAAILMYLITRRIEEKPHHISRLILLSPAGFHHDSTFLLTALEHFLLWFAPVLQPLVPGLYIPTRFFRMLVNKLARDFHNYPAVGGVVQTLIGYLLGGDNSNWVGVLGLPHYNMNDMPGVSFGVALHLAQMKHARKFRMFDCGSRLANMQMYGSSEPLDLGECYGLIDVPVDVVAGRKDKVIRPSMVRKHYRLMRDAGVEVSYNEFEYAHLDFTFSHREELMGYVMSRLLLVAPVTKHKALRLKKKDQ, from the exons ATGATACAACGGTTCGTTGACAACTTCCTTGCTGTCACTAAAGA GTCTGTAAAAACGATTACGTATGAGTCGTTGAATATTATTCTGAGGCTGATAAATGGAATATCAGCATTATTGTTGGCTATTATGCCTGGTAAAACTAACATGCTTGAAGGGATTCATGGTTGGGAGCTCAGACCATCATTTCGTGGACCTCGGCTTCCTCGTTGGATGGAGAA tggggTGTCTTCCTTCAACCAATTCGTTCACGAATTATCCGTGGAGTCTGACTCAGCATCAAGTGTAGATTATTCATCTGACGAAGCAGATGAGTATGATGACGAGGATGATGATGATTACATATTTCCTGCATCTCCATCGTCAACAAGTTCTAGATTCTCCAGGGCAAGCAGCTTCACAAAGCGTGAAAAACATTGGATTTTTTCCATATTCGTGTGGCTTTTACTTCCTGCAAGGCTAGTACTTGGGATTCCATTTCATTTGTATAGCATGTTTTTGACCAAAGGCTTAAAGGGACCCACCGATACCCTGAAGAGTGTACAGAATTTACAAGTGCATACTGCTGGTAAAGCTTTGGATCATGTTGTTCAACGTGCTACAGACAGAAGACGTGGGGTTATAGAG GATCTACATCTTGGAATGGAGATTTGTATAGAAACCATATTTGATGGTATTCACAAGGTAGCGTCTTGTTTTCTTTCTCCATGGGACTCTCTAAGATCATTAATGAGGTGGTCGTCTCCCGTTGCTTGCTCCGATGATTCAACTGCGTATGTTGCCACCGCCACTCTCGCTGAAGACGACCCTACTCCGACAGAAAGGAGGACTAGTGTGAATAATTCGTTGAATACAGATGGACGCACTTGTCAAGATGTCATTACAGAGCTTGG GTATCCGTATGAAGCTATCAAAGTGGTTACCACTGATGGATATGTTCTTCTTTTGGAACGGATTCCAAG GCGTGATGCTAGAAAGGTGGTATATCTACAACACGGAGTCTTTGATTCATCTATGGG TTGGGTTTCTAATGGAGTTGTTGGCTCACCAGCTTTTGCAGCTTTTGATCAAG GTTATGACGTCTTCCTGGGTAATTTTCGTGGTCTAGTTTCACGAGAACATATTAACAAGAATATCTCTTCCCGAGA GTACTGGCGTTACTCAATCAATGAACATGGGATCGAAGACATACCAGCCATGATCAACAAAATCCACGAAGTGAAAACATCCGAATTAAAATCTTCATCAGAACTCGATACAGAAGAAACGAACACCGAGCAGCCTTACAAACTTTGTGCAATTTGCCACAGCTTAGGAGGAGCTGCAATCCTCATGTACCTCATAACCCGACGTATAGAAGAAAAACCGCACCATATCTCAAGATTAATCCTTTTATCGCCAGCTGGCTTCCATCACGACTCGACATTTCTATTAACCGCACTCGAACACTTTCTCCTTTGGTTTGCACCCGTTTTACAACCCCTCGTACCCGGTTTGTACATACCAACAAGGTTTTTTCGCATGTTGGTTAACAAATTAGCACGTGATTTCCATAATTACCCTGCTGTTGGCGGTGTCGTGCAAACACTAATTGGTTATTTACTAGGTGGCGATAATTCAAATTGGGTTGGAGTGTTAGGGTTACCTCATTATAATATGAATGATATGCCCGGTGTTTCGTTCGGTGTAGCGCTTCATTTAGCTCAAATGAAACATGCGCGTAAATTTAGGATGTTTGATTGTGGTAGTCGTTTAGCGAACATGCAAATGTACGGTTCATCTGAACCGTTGGATTTGGGGGAATGTTATGGATTGATTGATGTCCCGGTGGACGTTGTTGCCGGGAGGAAAGATAAGGTGATCCGTCCATCGATGGTTAGGAAACATTATAGGTTAATGAGGGACGCAGGTGTTGAGGTTAGTTATAACGAATTTGAGTACGCGCATTTGGATTTTACGTTTTCTCACCGTGAAGAACTGATGGGATACGTAATGTCGCGTTTGTTGCTTGTGGCGCCTGTTACAAAGCATAAGGCGTTAAGATTGAAGAAGAAAGATCAATGA
- the LOC139866528 gene encoding uncharacterized protein isoform X2, with protein MPGKTNMLEGIHGWELRPSFRGPRLPRWMENGVSSFNQFVHELSVESDSASSVDYSSDEADEYDDEDDDDYIFPASPSSTSSRFSRASSFTKREKHWIFSIFVWLLLPARLVLGIPFHLYSMFLTKGLKGPTDTLKSVQNLQVHTAGKALDHVVQRATDRRRGVIEDLHLGMEICIETIFDGIHKVASCFLSPWDSLRSLMRWSSPVACSDDSTAYVATATLAEDDPTPTERRTSVNNSLNTDGRTCQDVITELGYPYEAIKVVTTDGYVLLLERIPRRDARKVVYLQHGVFDSSMGWVSNGVVGSPAFAAFDQGYDVFLGNFRGLVSREHINKNISSREYWRYSINEHGIEDIPAMINKIHEVKTSELKSSSELDTEETNTEQPYKLCAICHSLGGAAILMYLITRRIEEKPHHISRLILLSPAGFHHDSTFLLTALEHFLLWFAPVLQPLVPGLYIPTRFFRMLVNKLARDFHNYPAVGGVVQTLIGYLLGGDNSNWVGVLGLPHYNMNDMPGVSFGVALHLAQMKHARKFRMFDCGSRLANMQMYGSSEPLDLGECYGLIDVPVDVVAGRKDKVIRPSMVRKHYRLMRDAGVEVSYNEFEYAHLDFTFSHREELMGYVMSRLLLVAPVTKHKALRLKKKDQ; from the exons ATGCCTGGTAAAACTAACATGCTTGAAGGGATTCATGGTTGGGAGCTCAGACCATCATTTCGTGGACCTCGGCTTCCTCGTTGGATGGAGAA tggggTGTCTTCCTTCAACCAATTCGTTCACGAATTATCCGTGGAGTCTGACTCAGCATCAAGTGTAGATTATTCATCTGACGAAGCAGATGAGTATGATGACGAGGATGATGATGATTACATATTTCCTGCATCTCCATCGTCAACAAGTTCTAGATTCTCCAGGGCAAGCAGCTTCACAAAGCGTGAAAAACATTGGATTTTTTCCATATTCGTGTGGCTTTTACTTCCTGCAAGGCTAGTACTTGGGATTCCATTTCATTTGTATAGCATGTTTTTGACCAAAGGCTTAAAGGGACCCACCGATACCCTGAAGAGTGTACAGAATTTACAAGTGCATACTGCTGGTAAAGCTTTGGATCATGTTGTTCAACGTGCTACAGACAGAAGACGTGGGGTTATAGAG GATCTACATCTTGGAATGGAGATTTGTATAGAAACCATATTTGATGGTATTCACAAGGTAGCGTCTTGTTTTCTTTCTCCATGGGACTCTCTAAGATCATTAATGAGGTGGTCGTCTCCCGTTGCTTGCTCCGATGATTCAACTGCGTATGTTGCCACCGCCACTCTCGCTGAAGACGACCCTACTCCGACAGAAAGGAGGACTAGTGTGAATAATTCGTTGAATACAGATGGACGCACTTGTCAAGATGTCATTACAGAGCTTGG GTATCCGTATGAAGCTATCAAAGTGGTTACCACTGATGGATATGTTCTTCTTTTGGAACGGATTCCAAG GCGTGATGCTAGAAAGGTGGTATATCTACAACACGGAGTCTTTGATTCATCTATGGG TTGGGTTTCTAATGGAGTTGTTGGCTCACCAGCTTTTGCAGCTTTTGATCAAG GTTATGACGTCTTCCTGGGTAATTTTCGTGGTCTAGTTTCACGAGAACATATTAACAAGAATATCTCTTCCCGAGA GTACTGGCGTTACTCAATCAATGAACATGGGATCGAAGACATACCAGCCATGATCAACAAAATCCACGAAGTGAAAACATCCGAATTAAAATCTTCATCAGAACTCGATACAGAAGAAACGAACACCGAGCAGCCTTACAAACTTTGTGCAATTTGCCACAGCTTAGGAGGAGCTGCAATCCTCATGTACCTCATAACCCGACGTATAGAAGAAAAACCGCACCATATCTCAAGATTAATCCTTTTATCGCCAGCTGGCTTCCATCACGACTCGACATTTCTATTAACCGCACTCGAACACTTTCTCCTTTGGTTTGCACCCGTTTTACAACCCCTCGTACCCGGTTTGTACATACCAACAAGGTTTTTTCGCATGTTGGTTAACAAATTAGCACGTGATTTCCATAATTACCCTGCTGTTGGCGGTGTCGTGCAAACACTAATTGGTTATTTACTAGGTGGCGATAATTCAAATTGGGTTGGAGTGTTAGGGTTACCTCATTATAATATGAATGATATGCCCGGTGTTTCGTTCGGTGTAGCGCTTCATTTAGCTCAAATGAAACATGCGCGTAAATTTAGGATGTTTGATTGTGGTAGTCGTTTAGCGAACATGCAAATGTACGGTTCATCTGAACCGTTGGATTTGGGGGAATGTTATGGATTGATTGATGTCCCGGTGGACGTTGTTGCCGGGAGGAAAGATAAGGTGATCCGTCCATCGATGGTTAGGAAACATTATAGGTTAATGAGGGACGCAGGTGTTGAGGTTAGTTATAACGAATTTGAGTACGCGCATTTGGATTTTACGTTTTCTCACCGTGAAGAACTGATGGGATACGTAATGTCGCGTTTGTTGCTTGTGGCGCCTGTTACAAAGCATAAGGCGTTAAGATTGAAGAAGAAAGATCAATGA